One Streptomyces sp. P9-A2 DNA window includes the following coding sequences:
- a CDS encoding HelD family protein has protein sequence MREDVEALDIRDVTANWVNAQILERQIGDRIKALADLSGTPLFFGRLDYLHAPGLEEAEGARGERPQPEAAYRTLHIGRRHVHDADGDPMVIDWRAPVSQPFYRASKKDPMDIALRRRFGYTGGDLTAYEDEHLSDPAEAAVTSRLLQQEIERPRVGPMRDIVATIQPEQDEIVRSGLSDSVCVQGGPGTGKTAVGLHRVAYLLYAHRERLARTGTLVVGPNRSFLHYIEQVLPALGELAVGQATVDDLVAHVEVRGTDDARAALVKGDARMAEVLRRALYAHVTPPTEPVVVVRGSRRWRVPAYELDELVRQLLDRGIRYGAAREALPQRIAHAVLVQMEQAGEAPDDRVQDAVARNSAVKAAVKAVWPAVDPAKLVLRLLADPEFLAEHAAGLLDEDERKAILRSKPARSVKSAKWSAADAVLIDEATDLIRRTHSLGHVVLDEAQDLSPMQYRAVGRRCTTGSATVLGDLAQGTTPWATRSWEEALGHLGKRDAVVEELTAGFRVPTDVIEYASRLLPHIAPGLTPVASIRDNPGFFSIRPSTAEAEAADGTGDGTGDVPAACRELLAHEGSVGLIAADARISELARALSEAGLGYVAPGEETTYDTRLTLVPASLAKGLEYDYVVLDEPRAVVDGEPDERTGLRRLYVALTRAVSGLIVTHAAPLPEQLLV, from the coding sequence ATGCGCGAGGACGTCGAGGCCCTCGACATCCGTGACGTCACCGCGAACTGGGTCAACGCGCAGATCCTGGAGCGGCAGATCGGGGACCGGATCAAGGCCCTGGCCGACCTCAGCGGCACCCCGTTGTTCTTCGGCCGCCTCGACTACCTGCACGCTCCGGGTCTCGAGGAGGCGGAAGGGGCGCGGGGAGAGCGCCCGCAGCCGGAGGCTGCTTATCGGACACTGCACATCGGACGTCGGCATGTGCACGACGCCGACGGCGACCCGATGGTGATCGACTGGCGGGCGCCGGTCTCGCAGCCGTTCTACCGGGCGTCCAAGAAGGACCCGATGGACATCGCGCTGCGCCGCCGTTTCGGCTACACCGGCGGGGATCTCACGGCGTACGAGGACGAGCACCTGTCCGACCCGGCGGAGGCAGCGGTCACAAGCAGGCTGCTTCAGCAGGAGATCGAGCGCCCGCGTGTCGGCCCGATGCGGGACATCGTCGCCACGATCCAGCCCGAGCAGGACGAGATCGTGCGGTCCGGCCTGTCGGACAGCGTCTGCGTGCAGGGAGGTCCCGGTACCGGGAAGACGGCCGTCGGCCTGCACCGGGTCGCCTACCTGCTGTATGCCCACCGCGAGCGGCTGGCCCGCACGGGCACGCTGGTCGTCGGGCCGAACCGGTCCTTCCTGCACTACATCGAGCAGGTGCTGCCCGCGCTGGGCGAGCTGGCGGTCGGGCAGGCGACGGTGGACGACCTGGTGGCCCATGTCGAGGTGCGCGGGACGGACGACGCGCGGGCCGCGCTCGTCAAGGGCGACGCGAGGATGGCCGAGGTACTGCGCCGGGCCCTCTACGCGCACGTGACCCCGCCCACCGAACCGGTCGTCGTCGTGCGCGGATCGCGCCGCTGGCGGGTACCGGCGTACGAACTGGATGAACTGGTCCGTCAGTTGCTCGACCGGGGCATCCGCTACGGCGCCGCCCGCGAGGCCCTGCCGCAGCGCATCGCACACGCCGTGCTGGTGCAGATGGAGCAAGCCGGGGAGGCACCGGACGACCGGGTGCAGGACGCGGTGGCCCGCAACAGCGCGGTGAAGGCGGCGGTGAAGGCCGTCTGGCCGGCCGTCGACCCGGCGAAGCTCGTCCTGCGGCTGCTGGCGGATCCGGAGTTCCTGGCCGAGCACGCGGCCGGACTGCTCGACGAGGACGAGCGGAAGGCGATCCTCCGGTCGAAGCCGGCCCGGTCGGTGAAGTCCGCGAAGTGGTCGGCGGCGGACGCGGTACTGATCGACGAGGCCACCGACCTGATCCGACGCACCCACTCCCTCGGGCACGTGGTGCTCGACGAGGCGCAGGACCTCTCCCCCATGCAGTACCGGGCGGTGGGCCGGCGCTGCACCACCGGTTCGGCGACCGTCCTCGGCGACCTGGCCCAGGGCACCACGCCGTGGGCGACCCGGAGCTGGGAGGAGGCGCTGGGCCACCTGGGCAAGCGGGACGCGGTGGTCGAGGAGCTGACCGCCGGTTTCCGCGTCCCGACGGACGTGATCGAGTACGCCTCCCGGCTGCTCCCGCACATCGCGCCGGGGCTGACGCCGGTGGCGTCGATCCGCGACAACCCGGGCTTCTTCTCGATCCGCCCGTCCACCGCCGAAGCCGAAGCCGCCGACGGGACGGGTGACGGGACCGGCGATGTGCCGGCGGCCTGCCGCGAACTGCTGGCCCACGAGGGCTCGGTCGGCCTGATCGCCGCCGACGCCCGGATCTCGGAACTGGCTCGGGCCCTGTCGGAGGCGGGCCTCGGCTACGTCGCGCCGGGCGAGGAGACGACGTACGACACCCGGCTCACCCTGGTTCCGGCATCCCTGGCGAAGGGC